From the genome of Thermoflexus sp.:
GGACCTGGGTGAAGATCTCGACCGCGCCTTTGGAGACGGCATAGGCGCCCCAGCGCGCCCGCCCTCGGCGGCCCACGCCCGAGGAGAGGTTGATGATGGAACCCCCGGAGGACCGGCGCAGCAGGGGGAGGGCCGCCTGGGTAACCAGGAACATGCCGGTGACGTTCACTTCCAGGACCTCCCGCCAGGCCTCCAGAGGATATTCGGCGATGGGAAGGCGAGGGCCCAGGATGGCGGCGTTGTTCACCAGGACGTCCAGCCGCCCGAACCTCTCCCCAAGGACCGCCATCAGCGCCGCCACCTGGTCCGGCCGGGTGACGTCGCACGGGCGGGCGATCACCTGAGCCCCTTCCCGCAGCCTCTCGATCTCGCGGGCCGCAGCGACAAGGGCCTCCGCGTCCCGGGCGCAGAGGACCACATCGGCGCCCTCCTGGACGTAAGCCTGGGCGATGGCCCGGCCGATCCCCCGGCTGGCTCCGGTGATCAACGCGACTTTCCCGTGAAGATGCATGCGTTACTTTCCCATTCAGACACGCATCGCACTGCTGAGCTCCTCACCCCAAAAGCCCCGGAAGGAAACGCCGGTTCGGACCCATCGGTTTCCCCCCAACCCGGTCATGGGCCCAGGGAGAGCGACCCGATGCGTTCGAAGGCACGAATCGTTCATGAGCCCCGAGGGGTCATTTCAGAAGCTGAAATCCCTCCCGCTCGAAGTCTTCATCGAAGGCGAAGGCGGTGATGATCCCATATCTCTTCATCCGGACAAAGCTTACACAATCCACCAGGCTGAGCGTAGGCTTTCCCCGGGTCGTCAGCAGGCGAACGGCCTCTTCGTGATCCCGGCTGATCACCCAGTGGATGCGGAAGGCCCGAGCATCCTCCAGAAAGCGTAAGGCGACCGCCAGGCCCAATCGCCGCTGCAACAACGCGGTCGACTCCGCCAGGATGTAACTGTGCACAAACAGGGTATGGCCCTGGGCCTCCAACTGACGCAATCGTTCCACCGCACCGCGGTGATTCGGATCGCCCCGGTCGGCCGGGGCATAAATCGCGGAAGTGTCCAGTAAAATCACCTCCTCCAGCGCCTCATCGTGCCGTTCGGAAACCGGCGCGAGGGAACCCTGCTCGCTCTCCCCCATTCCGACAAAACCCAACGAGCCCTGGGGCTCCCCGCCCGCCATCCGGTGCTGGCGGAGAATGGAGCGCACCAGCTCCGAGATGGACACCCCCCGTTCAAAGGCCTCCTGCCGCAGCAGTTCGTAAAGCTCCTCTTCCAGCTGCACCTGGGTCCGCTTCATCCCATTTCGCCCCCTGAAGCCACAGCGTGCAGGCATGCTAACATGCTGTAATCCACCGGGCAAGACGATTTTCCACTATTGAAGAAGCTGGGGAATCCGCCGGGAGGTTGGAGGACGTTCGTGATCCAGCGCGAACCCCCATTCGCACGGGGGGTTCTCGGACCTACCCCCCCTCCCCGTTTCGGGGAGGGGCCGGGGGGAGGGGTCCTCAGACCTAACCCCCCGGCCCCCTTCCCTACGAGGGAAGGGGGAGCCTGAAAATCCCCCCTCCCTGTTTCGGGGAGGGGTCCCCAACCGGAGCTTCACTCATCCTGGACAAACCATGTGCCGGTCTCGCCGCGCAGGGCCGCTGGGATATGGGGTGGATCGGTGATCAGCGCGGCCTTCCCCCCGTGTTCCAGATACTGGAGGATCGCTTCGATCTTGGGCCCCATGGAGCCCGAGGGGAAATGGCCTTCCGCCAGATAACGGCGGGCCTCGGAGACCGTGAGCCGATCCAGCCAGCGCTGTGCCGGCTTCCCATAGTGCAGCGCCACCTTCTCCACCGCCGTCGAGATCAGGAAGAGATCCGCCCCGATCTCGATGGCCAGCAGCGCGCTGGCCAGATCCTTGTCGATGACCGCCTCGACACCCACCAGGTTCCCCTCTTCATCCTCCACGACCGGAATCCCCCCGCCGCCCACTGCGATCACGACGAAGCCGTCTTCCAGCAGAGCCCGAATCGCCGGCAGCTCGATGATCCGCCGGGGGCGCGGGGAGGGAACCACCCGCCGCCATCCCCGGCCGGCGTCCTCCCGAACCACCCATCCCTGTTCCGCAGCCCGCCGTCGAGCCGTCGCCTCATCCATCCAGGAGCCGATGGGCTTGGTGGGATTCTGGAAGGCGGGATCGTTCCGATCCACGAGCACCTGAGTGACCACCGTCACCGCCAGCCGGTTCAGCCCCCGGCGCCGGAATTCGTTGTAAAGGGCCTTCTGGAACATGTATCCGATCGCCCCCTGCGTGTCCGCATCCGCAGCGTCCAGGGGAACCGGGTGGAGCTCGTGAAGGGCGAGCTCGCTGCGCCGGAGGATGAAGCCCACCTGAGGGCCGTTTCCGTGGGTGATGACCACCCGCCAGCCCTGGGCGATCATCTCCGCGATGTGGACCATGGTCTCGCGGGCGGCTTCGTATTGATCGGGAACAGTCATCCGATCTGGCCCTTTGATCAGAGAGTTGCCGCCGACGGCCACGACCGCCAGTCCGGGTTGCAGACGCATCCGAGCCTCCAGGGGCAGGTTCAGCGCATGACCAGGGCCATCACGGCTTTCTGAACATGCAGGCGGTTCTCCGCCTGATCGTAGACCACGGACTGGGGGCCGTCGATCACCGCATCGGTGACCTCCAGGCCGCGGTCCGCAGGCAGGCAGTGCATATAGATGGCATCCGGGCGGGCCAGCTGCATCCGTCGTTCGTCGGCGATCCAGTCCTGATACTTGCGGGCGATGCGGGCGCTTTCCTCCGGATCGGTGGTAGTCAGCCAGCATCCCCAGCTCTTGGGGTAGACCGCATCGGCGTCCCGGAAAGCTTCATCCATGCGGTCGGTGATTTCGAAGGCCCCGCCGAAGCGTCGGGCGTTCTCCCGGGCCTGCTCCACGATGTCGGGCATCAGCTGGAACTCGGGGGGGTGGGCCAGCACCACGTGCATCCCGAAGCGGGTGAGCTGCAGGATCAGGGACTGCGGGACCGAGAGGGGCTTCTGGTAGCTGGCGGCGTAGGCCCATGTGACGGCGATCTTCCGGCCCCGCAGATCCCGCCCTTTCTTCTCCACCAGGGTCATGAGGTCGGCGAGGATCTGGAAGGGATGGTAGATGTCGCACTGCATGTTCAGGACGGGGGCACGGCTGTAGCGAGCGACCTCCGTGATGTAACGGTTCCCCACCCCCCAGTCCACGTGGCGGATGGCGATGGCGTCGAAGTAACGGCCGTAGATCTCCCCGATCTCCTTGGCGGTATCCCCATGGGCGATCTGGGTGGTCTTGGATTCGATGAAGGCGGGATGCCCGCCGAGCTGGGCCAGGCCGGCCTCGAAGGAAGCGCGGGTGCGGGTGCTGCTGTAGAAGAACAGCATGGCCATGGTCTTCCCCTCCAGATAGCGATGGGGGATCCCCATGGCCTGCTTCATCTTCAGATCGAAGGCCACCTCCAGCACCGTCTGGACCTCCTCCACCGAGAGATCCAGGTCGCTGATGACATCACGGCCACGCAGATGGGTTTGCATGAGAGGCCTCCTGAGAGATTTTATGAAGATCGCATCCCGTTGGAATTATAGAAGCTCGCTGTAGGGCAACTGCAAGCAGTTGCCCTACCGTAGTATTTAAGGAAAATGGCGCTGGAGCATGGAAGGGAACAGCGCATAGAACGCCGTGGCCTCCACCACCTCGCTCAGGGAGATATGCTCGTCCACCCGATGGGCATACGTTTCATCCCCCGGCCCGAAGCCGATGCTGGGGATGCCGGCTTTCCCGGCCCAGTAGGTGCCGTTGGTGGAGAAATCCCATTTCCCGGTGGGACGCCGCTCCCCCCAGAGGGCCTCGATAGCCGCCTGACCCGCCTGGACCAGAGGATGGGATTCCTCCAGCGCCCAGGCCGGGAAGTATTTCTCCACCGGATACCGGAAGCCGGTGTAGCTGGGATCCGCATACTGCAGGATCTCCACCCGGATCGCCTCCCGGTGCTCGGGGGGGATGCACGCCTCGACCTGGGCCAGCGCTTCCTCTTTGGTTTCCCCAAACGTCAGCCGGCGATCGATATAGATGGTGCACTCATCCGGGACGGCGTTGATCGACGGGGTGCGGCTTTCGATCATGGTGACCGTGATGGTGCCCCGCCCCAGGAAGTCATGGGATTTCAGATGGGGATCCAGATCGCGGATCGCAGCGATCACCGGCAGCATCTTGTAGATCGCGTTATCCCCCAGCCAGTTGGAGGCGGCGTGGGCGCTGCGCCCCTTGGCCACCACCTTCAGCTCCACCCGCCCCCGGTGGCCCCGATAGACCCGCAGGCGCGTGGGCTCCCCGATGACCACCGCGTCGGGCCGGATCTTCGGATCGACCTCGACGAAGACATTGGGGGCCAGCCCGTCGCACCATTCCTCCATATTCCCGAAGTAATAAACCGTCCAGCCCTCCAGCAGCCCCAGGTCCCGGGCGATGGCCAGGCCGTAGATCATCCCGGGAGTGGATCCTTTCTCATCGCACGATCCCCGGGCATAGAAGCGATCCCCCTCGAGGCGGCCCCGGAACGGATCCCAGGCCCACTGTTCCGGATCCCCGATCCCGACGGTGTCGAGATGGCTGTCATACACCAGCACGCGGGGGCCGTGGCCGATGCGCCCCCGGATGTTGCCCATCACGTCGAAGCCGATCTCCTCGAAGCCCAGGCGGGCCATCTCCTCCGCCACCCGCTCCCCCACCGCCCGGAGCTGGGCGTCATAGCTGGGGATGGCCACGATATCGAAGAAGAAGCGCAGGATCTCCTCGCGGCGGGCTTCCATCGCCTGGCGGATCCGGGAAACGGTTTCAGCGCTCATCGGGGCTCTCCTCCGAAAAGGGTGGACAGCTGGCAATCCTAATGAGGGCGCGGATTTTGTCAAGGCGCGTCGGGGGAGACCTCGCGGGAAGCCGGCTGGGTTATCATGGGGAGATGGATGTTCCAATGAGGGGCCTGGGGAGGAGATTTCGCCCCTTGGGAATTCGATTCCCGCAGCGCAGGTCCCGATCCTGCCGGTTCGGAGGATGAAACCGTGCGATCCCTTCGATCTCCGGATCCGCCCGAACTCCCATCGGCGCTGCGCTCCAGGCTCAAAGAGCTCCAGGATCTTCTATCGGCCCATGGGATTGAATTCGCCCTGCTTTTTGGATCCTTCTCCCGGGGGGTCGAACGGCCATGGAGCGACATCGACATCGGAATTTACCCCTCCACCTCCCTCTCACCGCTGGAGCTCGGAGAGCTGATCGCGTTGCTGGAGCAGGCCCTCGGGCGGGATGTGGATCTGATCCCCCTGGACGCCGCGCTGGAGCATAACCCGGCCCTGGCTTATCAGGCGATCGCCGGGGGCATCCTGCTCTTCTGCAGGGATCCCCAGCGGTTCGTTGAATTCAAGCGCCAGGCCATCATGCGCTATCTGGACACCGCATACCTGCGGGCGATCGTGGAGCAGGCGTTCCGGGAACGCCTGCCGGCCCGCCCGCTCCGGGAGAGGCCGGAAGATGCGTGAGCGCCTGCAACGGCTGGAAGGCACCCTCCGGGAGCTCCGGCGCTTCCGACAGCGCTACACCCTGGAGGATATCGATCGGGATCCCCACCTGGAGTGGGCATTGCGCGATGGCCTGCTGGAGGCCATCCAGATGGTCATTGACAGAGGTCCTATCGATCCTTACCGTGGGCCCAAAAGGGCTCAGAAAGCATGGGGCCCGGGGGGGCGCCGAAGGAGCCCCCCCGGGCCCCGCGTGCTCCGGGCATCGACCGGCTGGGCATGGATCAGAAGCTGCGCTCATCCCTCCATCCGGGAAGCCCAGCCGGGGAAGGCGGAGCGGCCGGCATACTGCGCGCTTTCCCCCAGCTCCTCCTCAATGCGCAACAGCCGGTTGTATTTGGCGACCCGATCGCTCCGGCATGGCGCTCCGGTCTTGATCTGTCCGGCGTTCAGCGCCACCGCCAGATCCGCGATGAAGGTGTCTTCCGTTTCCCCGCTGCGATGGGAGATGATCACCCCCCAGCCCGCCCGCTGGGCCAGCCGCGCCGCCCGGATGGCCTCGGTGAGGGTGCCGATCTGATTCACCTTGCACAGCAGGGCATTGCACGCCCGCTCGGCGATGGCGCGGCGGATACGGTTCACATTGGTCACCAGGAGATCATCCCCCACCAGCTGGATCCGATCCCCCAGGCGCTCCGAAAGATGCCGCCACCCCTCCCAATCATCCTCCGCCATCCCATCCTCAATGGAAACGATGGGATACTCCTCAACCCAGCGGGCATACAGCTCGACCAGCTCCGCAGCCCGCAGCGTCCGCCCCTCTTTACGAAGGACATAAACGCCGTCCTGATAGAACTCGCTGGCCGCCGCGTCCAGCCCCAGGGCGATCTGATCGCCCGGCGCATACCCGGCCGCCTGGATGGCCTCGAGGATCAGCTCAACCGCCTCCTGGTTGGACCGCAGGTTGGGCGCGAAGCCGCCCTCATCCCCCACGTTGGTGCTGTAACCCCGCTTCTTGAGAACCTTCTTCAGATGATGATAAACCTCCGCTCCCCAGCGCAGGGCTTCCGAGAACGAAGGGGCGCCCACCGGGAGGATGAGGAACTCCTGGAGATCCGCCGAGTCATCGGCGTGCTTGCCGCCGTTGAGGATGTTCATCATCGGCACGGGGAGCACCCGCGCCTCCACGCCCCCCAGGTAGCGATAGAGGGGAAGGCCTAAGGAGCGGGCGGCGGCCACGGCCACCGCCAGGCTGACGCCCAGGATGGCGTTGGCCCCCAGCTCCCGCTTGTTCTCGGTGCCATCCAGGCTGATCAGCGCCTCATCGATCCCGACCTGATCCAGGGCATCCCACCCCACGATCTCCTCGGCGATCCGGCTGTTGACGTTCTCAACGGCCCGGAGGACCCCCCTGCCCAGATAGCGGTCGGGGTCCTCATCCCGGAGCTCCCAGGCCTCATGGGCGCCGGTGCTCGCCCCGGAGGGCACCGCCGCCAGGCCAACGGTCCCATCGGCCAGATGCACTTCCACCTCCACCGTCGGGTTGCCACGGGAATCCAGGATCTCCCGCGCCCGCACCATCTCGATCCGCGTGGGGAAATCCAGCGCGCGCCTCATCGTTGGGCTTCCTCCATGAAGGCTTGGCTTTGATTATAGCCGCATCGCTGAGGTTTGAGGATGAGGCCGGCCGCTTTCCGCACCATGCGGGATCCCGCCGCGCGATCTGGCGCTTGGATTTGGATCCCTCGCCCCCCCTCCCAGAGCTCCCCCTCCCCTGAGCCGAGACGAGGAGGGGCCGAACTGGCGGAACCGGTGGTTCGAGGGGCATGGGTCCCTCCGGGGATCCATCGCAGCAGGGCCAGCCCGGCCAGGGCCAGGCTCTGGCGCAACAGCCGTCGCCTCTCCCAATCCACGCCCAGCACCGGCCCGCCGTGCCGGGCCACGACCTGGGC
Proteins encoded in this window:
- a CDS encoding ornithine carbamoyltransferase, which gives rise to MQTHLRGRDVISDLDLSVEEVQTVLEVAFDLKMKQAMGIPHRYLEGKTMAMLFFYSSTRTRASFEAGLAQLGGHPAFIESKTTQIAHGDTAKEIGEIYGRYFDAIAIRHVDWGVGNRYITEVARYSRAPVLNMQCDIYHPFQILADLMTLVEKKGRDLRGRKIAVTWAYAASYQKPLSVPQSLILQLTRFGMHVVLAHPPEFQLMPDIVEQARENARRFGGAFEITDRMDEAFRDADAVYPKSWGCWLTTTDPEESARIARKYQDWIADERRMQLARPDAIYMHCLPADRGLEVTDAVIDGPQSVVYDQAENRLHVQKAVMALVMR
- a CDS encoding type II toxin-antitoxin system VapC family toxin is translated as MKRTQVQLEEELYELLRQEAFERGVSISELVRSILRQHRMAGGEPQGSLGFVGMGESEQGSLAPVSERHDEALEEVILLDTSAIYAPADRGDPNHRGAVERLRQLEAQGHTLFVHSYILAESTALLQRRLGLAVALRFLEDARAFRIHWVISRDHEEAVRLLTTRGKPTLSLVDCVSFVRMKRYGIITAFAFDEDFEREGFQLLK
- the eno gene encoding phosphopyruvate hydratase, whose translation is MRRALDFPTRIEMVRAREILDSRGNPTVEVEVHLADGTVGLAAVPSGASTGAHEAWELRDEDPDRYLGRGVLRAVENVNSRIAEEIVGWDALDQVGIDEALISLDGTENKRELGANAILGVSLAVAVAAARSLGLPLYRYLGGVEARVLPVPMMNILNGGKHADDSADLQEFLILPVGAPSFSEALRWGAEVYHHLKKVLKKRGYSTNVGDEGGFAPNLRSNQEAVELILEAIQAAGYAPGDQIALGLDAAASEFYQDGVYVLRKEGRTLRAAELVELYARWVEEYPIVSIEDGMAEDDWEGWRHLSERLGDRIQLVGDDLLVTNVNRIRRAIAERACNALLCKVNQIGTLTEAIRAARLAQRAGWGVIISHRSGETEDTFIADLAVALNAGQIKTGAPCRSDRVAKYNRLLRIEEELGESAQYAGRSAFPGWASRMEG
- a CDS encoding SDR family NAD(P)-dependent oxidoreductase, whose protein sequence is MHLHGKVALITGASRGIGRAIAQAYVQEGADVVLCARDAEALVAAAREIERLREGAQVIARPCDVTRPDQVAALMAVLGERFGRLDVLVNNAAILGPRLPIAEYPLEAWREVLEVNVTGMFLVTQAALPLLRRSSGGSIINLSSGVGRRGRARWGAYAVSKGAVEIFTQVLAEELAPEGIRVNAVNPGPTRTRMRAQAYPEEDPLSLPAPEEITSLFVYLASDESRGITGQSLDARSFRWP
- the mntA gene encoding type VII toxin-antitoxin system MntA family adenylyltransferase antitoxin, with protein sequence MRSLRSPDPPELPSALRSRLKELQDLLSAHGIEFALLFGSFSRGVERPWSDIDIGIYPSTSLSPLELGELIALLEQALGRDVDLIPLDAALEHNPALAYQAIAGGILLFCRDPQRFVEFKRQAIMRYLDTAYLRAIVEQAFRERLPARPLRERPEDA
- the arcC gene encoding carbamate kinase is translated as MRLQPGLAVVAVGGNSLIKGPDRMTVPDQYEAARETMVHIAEMIAQGWRVVITHGNGPQVGFILRRSELALHELHPVPLDAADADTQGAIGYMFQKALYNEFRRRGLNRLAVTVVTQVLVDRNDPAFQNPTKPIGSWMDEATARRRAAEQGWVVREDAGRGWRRVVPSPRPRRIIELPAIRALLEDGFVVIAVGGGGIPVVEDEEGNLVGVEAVIDKDLASALLAIEIGADLFLISTAVEKVALHYGKPAQRWLDRLTVSEARRYLAEGHFPSGSMGPKIEAILQYLEHGGKAALITDPPHIPAALRGETGTWFVQDE
- a CDS encoding YgeY family selenium metabolism-linked hydrolase, with the translated sequence MSAETVSRIRQAMEARREEILRFFFDIVAIPSYDAQLRAVGERVAEEMARLGFEEIGFDVMGNIRGRIGHGPRVLVYDSHLDTVGIGDPEQWAWDPFRGRLEGDRFYARGSCDEKGSTPGMIYGLAIARDLGLLEGWTVYYFGNMEEWCDGLAPNVFVEVDPKIRPDAVVIGEPTRLRVYRGHRGRVELKVVAKGRSAHAASNWLGDNAIYKMLPVIAAIRDLDPHLKSHDFLGRGTITVTMIESRTPSINAVPDECTIYIDRRLTFGETKEEALAQVEACIPPEHREAIRVEILQYADPSYTGFRYPVEKYFPAWALEESHPLVQAGQAAIEALWGERRPTGKWDFSTNGTYWAGKAGIPSIGFGPGDETYAHRVDEHISLSEVVEATAFYALFPSMLQRHFP